A window of the Lolium perenne isolate Kyuss_39 chromosome 7, Kyuss_2.0, whole genome shotgun sequence genome harbors these coding sequences:
- the LOC127318096 gene encoding subtilisin-like protease SBT6.1 isoform X1, with translation MMAAKKRRLAYAAALPLILVALRVLPPSDPPAGRGETLAAPAARYVVRFLEYLPAEDHREYLEGRLRGAASPPAGAWRWVERRNPAAAFPTDFAVLEIRDAQRDAVLAALRALGRVRDVHADTGYSRGVLSADQPHGRGKRFTAMSFECEEEEDDVCRNTEPVSSQSSNSSGSWRRKLQMQRSLVTSLFGAERLWGRGFTGRKVKMAIFDTGIRADHPHFRNIKERTNWTNEDTLNDNLGHGTFVAGVIAGQDAECPGFAPDTEIYAFRVFTDAQISYTSWFLDAFNYAIATGMDVLNLSIGGPDYLDLPFVEKVWELTANNIIMVSAIGNDGPLYGTLNNPADQSDVIGVGGIDYNNHIASFSSRGMTTWELPHGYGRVKPDVVAYSRDIMGSKISTGCKTLSGTSVASPVVAGVVCLLVSVIPEDKRKSILNPASMKQALVEGASKLLGPNIYEQGAGKLDLWQSYEILKNYQPRASIFPNMLDFTECPYFWPFCRQPLYAGAMPVVFNATILNGMGVIGYVKDPPVWQPSEDVGNLLSVHFTYSDTIWPWTGYLALHMQVKSEGSQFSGIISGNVTLSIYSPAAQGESSPQSSTCVLDLKIMVVPTPVRSRRILWDQFHNIKYPSGYVPRDSLNVHNDILDWHGDHLHTNFHILFNMLRDAGYYIETLGSPLTCFDASNYGTLLMVDLEDEYFSEEIQKLRDDVVHKGLGLAVFAEWYHVDTMVKMTFFDENTRSWWTPITGGANIPALNELLAPFGIALGGKILSGDFSINGEQSHYASGTDIVQFPAGGFLHSFELHENSKTAQDSSTPDTQNSQSQEKRKLSSILGMTEAGEGRIAVYGDSNCLDSSHMVTNCYWLLRKIVEFVGNRVRDPVLFSEAAQLKFPVFENIQQPLRRPDVNFSLYSTVTDKELICHKDSRFEVWGTKGYGIQPAGTTRKLPEYQESEVSSTPNLTIKASENRQDEGGLQKTNSTPSANKFYDKRDYFGFISHEEVDIGMLVASQWMVPCFAATTCLMVYLSCRAQQKRRRRRKGSATGRLTSLV, from the exons ATGATGGCGGCCAAGAAGAGGAGGCTGGCGTACGCCGCCGCCCTCCCGCTCATCCTCGTCGCGCTCCGCGTCCTCCCCCCCTCCGACCCCCCGGCCGGCCGCGGGGAAACCCTAGCCGCGCCTGCCGCCAGGTACGTCGTGCGGTTCCTCGAGTACCTCCCCGCCGAGGACCACCGGGAGTACCTGGAGGGCCGTCTCCGCGGGGCCGCGTCGCCGCCTGCCGGGGCCTGGCGGTGGGTGGAGCGGCGGAACCCCGCGGCCGCGTTCCCGACCGACTTCGCCGTGCTCGAGATCCGCGACGCGCAACGGGACGCCGTGCTCGCAGCCCTCCGGGCGCTCGGCCGCGTCCGGGACGTGCACGCCGACACCGGCTACTCGCGGGGCGTCCTGTCCGCGGATCAGCCGCACGGGCGGGGCAAGCGGTTCACCGCCATGTCGTTCGagtgcgaggaggaggaggacgatgtATGTAGGAATACCGAGCCTGTTTCCAGCCAGAGTAGTAATTCTTCTGGTAGCTGGAGGCGGAAGCTTCAAATGCAG AGATCACTTGTAACATCTCTATTTGGAGCTGAACGACTCTGGGGAAGAGGCTTCACGGGCAGGAAAGTCAAAATGGCCATTTTTGACACTGGTATCCGGGCAGATCATCCACACTTTCGTAATATTAAG GAGCGTACAAATTGGACAAACGAAGACACGTTAAATGATAACCTTGGGCACGGAACATTTGTAGCTGGAGTTATTGCTGGTCAAGATGCAGAATGCCCTGGATTTGCACCAGACACTGAGATATATGCATTTCGAGTGTTCACAGATGCTCAG ATATCCTACACATCATGGTTCTTGGATGCATTCAATTATGCGATAGCAACTGGTATGGATGTACTGAATCTGAGTATTGGTGGACCTGATTACCTGGATCTGCCCTTTGTGGAAAAG GTCTGGGAGCTCACAGCGAACAACATTATTATGGTATCAGCTATTGGAAATGATGGTCCTCTCTATGGCACATTAAATAACCCAGCTGATCAAAGCGATGTCATCGGAGTTGGTGGTATTGATTACAACAACCATATAGCTTCATTTTCCTCTAGGGGCATGACTACCTGGGAACTTCCTCATGG ATATGGCCGTGTAAAACCTGACGTTGTCGCGTATAGTCGTGATATAATGGGCTCTAAGATCAGTACAGGTTGTAAGACCCTTTCAGGTACCAGTGTCGCAAGCCCGGTGGTTGCTGGAGTAGTATGTCTGCTAGTTAGTGTCATACCAGAAGACAAGCGGAAGTCCATCCTTAATCCTGCTAGTATGAAACAGGCCCTTGTCGAGGGCGCTTCTAAACTTTTGGGGCCAAACATATATGAGCAGGGTGCGGGCAAGCTTGATCT CTGGCAATCATATGAAATATTGAAAAATTACCAACCACGTGCAAGCATATTTCctaacatgcttgacttcaccgAATGTCCATATTTCTGGCCTTTTTGTCGCCAACCTCTGTACGCTGGAGCTATGCCAGTAGTCTTCAATGCTACAATTCTGAACGGGATGGGGGTGATTGGTTATGTTAAGGATCCACCTGTATGGCAGCCATCTGAAGATGTGGGCAATCTTCTTAGTGTTCACTTCACGTACTCTGACACCATCTGGCCTTGGACAGGGTACCTTGCCCTGCACATGCAAGTTAAAAGTGAAGGTTCTCAGTTTTCAGGCATAATTAGTGGCAATGTTACTCTGTCGATTTACAGCCCAGCTGCTCAGGGGGAAAGCAGCCCACAGAGTAGTACATGTGTTCTTGACCTGAAGATCATGGTGGTTCCAACACCTGTTAGGTCCAGAAGAATACTGTGGGACCAATTTCATAACATCAAGTACCCATCTGGATATGTTCCAAGGGATTCACTTAATGTGCATAATGATATCCTTGATTGGCATGGTGATCACCTGCACACAAATTTTCACATACTGTTCAACATGCTGAGAGATGCAGGATACTATATTGAGACCCTTGGGTCACCACTTACCTGCTTTGATGCTAGCAATTATGGTACACTGCTcatggttgatcttgaggacgagTACTTCAGTGAAGAGATTCAGAAACTGAGGGATGATGTTGTACACAAGGGGCTTGGTCTTGCTGTTTTTGCTGAGTGGTATCATGTTGATACAATGGTGAAGATGACATTCTTTGATGAAAATACCCGCAGTTGGTGGACTCCGATTACTGGAGGTGCAAATATTCCTGCCCTTAATGAACTTTTGGCACCATTTGGCATTGCTTTGGGGGGCAAAATACTGAGTGGCGACTTCTCAATCAACGGCGAGCAGTCACACTATGCTTCTGGGACTGATATAGTGCAGTTCCCAGCAGGAGGTTTTTTGCATAGCTTCGAACTCCATGAGAACTCCAAAACTGCACAGGATAGTTCAACCCCAGATACACAAAACTCCCAGTCCCAGGAGAAGAGGAAG CTCTCCTCGATTCTTGGTATGACTGAAGCAGGCGAAGGGAGAATCGCAGTTTATGGAGATTCAAATTGTCTTGACAGTAGTCACATGGTAACGAACTGTTATTGGCTATTGAGAAAAATTGTGGAGTTCGTTGGCAACAGAGTCAGAGATCCTGTCCTTTTCTCAGAAGCGGCTCAGTTGAAATTTCCAGTTTTTGAGAACATCCAGCAACCCTTGCGTAGACCTGATGTAAATTTTTCGTTGTATTCTACTGTCACTGACAAGGAATTGATCTGTCACAAGGATTCCCGGTTTGAGGTTTGGGGAACAAAAGGTTATGGTATTCAACCAGCAGGCACAACAAGAAAGCTGCCAGAATACCAAGAGAGTGAAGTTTCTAGTACTCCCAATCTGACAATAAAAGCTTCTGAAAACAGACAAGACGAAGGTGGCTTGCAAAAAACTAATTCAACACCAAGTGCTAATAAATTTTATGATAAACGAGATTACTTTGGCTTTATtagtcatgaagag GTTGACATAGGAATGTTAGTGGCAAGCCAATGGATGGTACCTTGCTTTGCTGCCACTACTT GCCTTATGGTGTACCTCAGTTGCCGAGCGCAGCAAAAGCGCCGTCGACGAAGAAAAGGGTCGGCAACTGGTCGTCTAACAAGTTTGGTATAA
- the LOC127318096 gene encoding subtilisin-like protease SBT6.1 isoform X2, with amino-acid sequence MMAAKKRRLAYAAALPLILVALRVLPPSDPPAGRGETLAAPAARYVVRFLEYLPAEDHREYLEGRLRGAASPPAGAWRWVERRNPAAAFPTDFAVLEIRDAQRDAVLAALRALGRVRDVHADTGYSRGVLSADQPHGRGKRFTAMSFECEEEEDDVCRNTEPVSSQSSNSSGSWRRKLQMQRSLVTSLFGAERLWGRGFTGRKVKMAIFDTGIRADHPHFRNIKERTNWTNEDTLNDNLGHGTFVAGVIAGQDAECPGFAPDTEIYAFRVFTDAQISYTSWFLDAFNYAIATGMDVLNLSIGGPDYLDLPFVEKVWELTANNIIMVSAIGNDGPLYGTLNNPADQSDVIGVGGIDYNNHIASFSSRGMTTWELPHGYGRVKPDVVAYSRDIMGSKISTGCKTLSGTSVASPVVAGVVCLLVSVIPEDKRKSILNPASMKQALVEGASKLLGPNIYEQGAGKLDLWQSYEILKNYQPRASIFPNMLDFTECPYFWPFCRQPLYAGAMPVVFNATILNGMGVIGYVKDPPVWQPSEDVGNLLSVHFTYSDTIWPWTGYLALHMQVKSEGSQFSGIISGNVTLSIYSPAAQGESSPQSSTCVLDLKIMVVPTPVRSRRILWDQFHNIKYPSGYVPRDSLNVHNDILDWHGDHLHTNFHILFNMLRDAGYYIETLGSPLTCFDASNYGTLLMVDLEDEYFSEEIQKLRDDVVHKGLGLAVFAEWYHVDTMVKMTFFDENTRSWWTPITGGANIPALNELLAPFGIALGGKILSGDFSINGEQSHYASGTDIVQFPAGGFLHSFELHENSKTAQDSSTPDTQNSQSQEKRKLSSILGMTEAGEGRIAVYGDSNCLDSSHMVTNCYWLLRKIVEFVGNRVRDPVLFSEAAQLKFPVFENIQQPLRRPDVNFSLYSTVTDKELICHKDSRFEVWGTKGYGIQPAGTTRKLPEYQESEVSSTPNLTIKASENRQDEGGLQKTNSTPSANKFYDKRDYFGFISHEEVDIGMLVASQWMVPCFAATTCKPYGVPQLPSAAKAPSTKKRVGNWSSNKFGIT; translated from the exons ATGATGGCGGCCAAGAAGAGGAGGCTGGCGTACGCCGCCGCCCTCCCGCTCATCCTCGTCGCGCTCCGCGTCCTCCCCCCCTCCGACCCCCCGGCCGGCCGCGGGGAAACCCTAGCCGCGCCTGCCGCCAGGTACGTCGTGCGGTTCCTCGAGTACCTCCCCGCCGAGGACCACCGGGAGTACCTGGAGGGCCGTCTCCGCGGGGCCGCGTCGCCGCCTGCCGGGGCCTGGCGGTGGGTGGAGCGGCGGAACCCCGCGGCCGCGTTCCCGACCGACTTCGCCGTGCTCGAGATCCGCGACGCGCAACGGGACGCCGTGCTCGCAGCCCTCCGGGCGCTCGGCCGCGTCCGGGACGTGCACGCCGACACCGGCTACTCGCGGGGCGTCCTGTCCGCGGATCAGCCGCACGGGCGGGGCAAGCGGTTCACCGCCATGTCGTTCGagtgcgaggaggaggaggacgatgtATGTAGGAATACCGAGCCTGTTTCCAGCCAGAGTAGTAATTCTTCTGGTAGCTGGAGGCGGAAGCTTCAAATGCAG AGATCACTTGTAACATCTCTATTTGGAGCTGAACGACTCTGGGGAAGAGGCTTCACGGGCAGGAAAGTCAAAATGGCCATTTTTGACACTGGTATCCGGGCAGATCATCCACACTTTCGTAATATTAAG GAGCGTACAAATTGGACAAACGAAGACACGTTAAATGATAACCTTGGGCACGGAACATTTGTAGCTGGAGTTATTGCTGGTCAAGATGCAGAATGCCCTGGATTTGCACCAGACACTGAGATATATGCATTTCGAGTGTTCACAGATGCTCAG ATATCCTACACATCATGGTTCTTGGATGCATTCAATTATGCGATAGCAACTGGTATGGATGTACTGAATCTGAGTATTGGTGGACCTGATTACCTGGATCTGCCCTTTGTGGAAAAG GTCTGGGAGCTCACAGCGAACAACATTATTATGGTATCAGCTATTGGAAATGATGGTCCTCTCTATGGCACATTAAATAACCCAGCTGATCAAAGCGATGTCATCGGAGTTGGTGGTATTGATTACAACAACCATATAGCTTCATTTTCCTCTAGGGGCATGACTACCTGGGAACTTCCTCATGG ATATGGCCGTGTAAAACCTGACGTTGTCGCGTATAGTCGTGATATAATGGGCTCTAAGATCAGTACAGGTTGTAAGACCCTTTCAGGTACCAGTGTCGCAAGCCCGGTGGTTGCTGGAGTAGTATGTCTGCTAGTTAGTGTCATACCAGAAGACAAGCGGAAGTCCATCCTTAATCCTGCTAGTATGAAACAGGCCCTTGTCGAGGGCGCTTCTAAACTTTTGGGGCCAAACATATATGAGCAGGGTGCGGGCAAGCTTGATCT CTGGCAATCATATGAAATATTGAAAAATTACCAACCACGTGCAAGCATATTTCctaacatgcttgacttcaccgAATGTCCATATTTCTGGCCTTTTTGTCGCCAACCTCTGTACGCTGGAGCTATGCCAGTAGTCTTCAATGCTACAATTCTGAACGGGATGGGGGTGATTGGTTATGTTAAGGATCCACCTGTATGGCAGCCATCTGAAGATGTGGGCAATCTTCTTAGTGTTCACTTCACGTACTCTGACACCATCTGGCCTTGGACAGGGTACCTTGCCCTGCACATGCAAGTTAAAAGTGAAGGTTCTCAGTTTTCAGGCATAATTAGTGGCAATGTTACTCTGTCGATTTACAGCCCAGCTGCTCAGGGGGAAAGCAGCCCACAGAGTAGTACATGTGTTCTTGACCTGAAGATCATGGTGGTTCCAACACCTGTTAGGTCCAGAAGAATACTGTGGGACCAATTTCATAACATCAAGTACCCATCTGGATATGTTCCAAGGGATTCACTTAATGTGCATAATGATATCCTTGATTGGCATGGTGATCACCTGCACACAAATTTTCACATACTGTTCAACATGCTGAGAGATGCAGGATACTATATTGAGACCCTTGGGTCACCACTTACCTGCTTTGATGCTAGCAATTATGGTACACTGCTcatggttgatcttgaggacgagTACTTCAGTGAAGAGATTCAGAAACTGAGGGATGATGTTGTACACAAGGGGCTTGGTCTTGCTGTTTTTGCTGAGTGGTATCATGTTGATACAATGGTGAAGATGACATTCTTTGATGAAAATACCCGCAGTTGGTGGACTCCGATTACTGGAGGTGCAAATATTCCTGCCCTTAATGAACTTTTGGCACCATTTGGCATTGCTTTGGGGGGCAAAATACTGAGTGGCGACTTCTCAATCAACGGCGAGCAGTCACACTATGCTTCTGGGACTGATATAGTGCAGTTCCCAGCAGGAGGTTTTTTGCATAGCTTCGAACTCCATGAGAACTCCAAAACTGCACAGGATAGTTCAACCCCAGATACACAAAACTCCCAGTCCCAGGAGAAGAGGAAG CTCTCCTCGATTCTTGGTATGACTGAAGCAGGCGAAGGGAGAATCGCAGTTTATGGAGATTCAAATTGTCTTGACAGTAGTCACATGGTAACGAACTGTTATTGGCTATTGAGAAAAATTGTGGAGTTCGTTGGCAACAGAGTCAGAGATCCTGTCCTTTTCTCAGAAGCGGCTCAGTTGAAATTTCCAGTTTTTGAGAACATCCAGCAACCCTTGCGTAGACCTGATGTAAATTTTTCGTTGTATTCTACTGTCACTGACAAGGAATTGATCTGTCACAAGGATTCCCGGTTTGAGGTTTGGGGAACAAAAGGTTATGGTATTCAACCAGCAGGCACAACAAGAAAGCTGCCAGAATACCAAGAGAGTGAAGTTTCTAGTACTCCCAATCTGACAATAAAAGCTTCTGAAAACAGACAAGACGAAGGTGGCTTGCAAAAAACTAATTCAACACCAAGTGCTAATAAATTTTATGATAAACGAGATTACTTTGGCTTTATtagtcatgaagag GTTGACATAGGAATGTTAGTGGCAAGCCAATGGATGGTACCTTGCTTTGCTGCCACTACTTGTAA GCCTTATGGTGTACCTCAGTTGCCGAGCGCAGCAAAAGCGCCGTCGACGAAGAAAAGGGTCGGCAACTGGTCGTCTAACAAGTTTGGTATAACGTGA